One stretch of Cervus canadensis isolate Bull #8, Minnesota chromosome 5, ASM1932006v1, whole genome shotgun sequence DNA includes these proteins:
- the GKN2 gene encoding gastrokine-2, whose product MKIFVLFVVALAFFGTQSLGNEVYNIISPTDKGGQIQETMTIDNEKNAAIINIHAGSCSSTTIFDYKHGYIALRVLSRRACYILKMDHKAIPALDQLKRYIFERKALNSMFSDKYIWVKYNPLKSLITNVDWFLFGSPIRQLCEHVPLYQGEVADKTHNIGAEACAKAGLLGILGISVCADVHV is encoded by the exons ATGAAAATCTTT GTGCTATTTGTGGTGGCACTGGCCTTCTTTGGGACACAATCTTTGGGAAATGAG GTTTATAACATCATCAGCCCAACTGACAAAGGTGGCCAAATTCAGGAGACGATGACAATTGACAATGAAAAAAATGCTGCCATCATTAACATCCATGCGGGCTCATGCTCCTCTACCACCATTTTTGACTATAAACAC GGCTACATTGCACTCAGGGTGCTCTCCAGAAGAGCCTGCTACATCCTGAAGATGGACCACAAAGCCATCCCTGCTCTGGACCAACTCAAACGGTACATCTTTGAGAGGAAG GCTTTGAACAGCATGTTTTCTGACAAATACATCTGGGTCAAGTACAACCCACTGAAGTCTCTGATCACAAATGTGGATTGGTTCCTGTTTGGATCACCCATCAGGCAGCTTTGTGAACATGTCCCCTTATATCAGGGGGAAGTGGCAGATAAGACAC ATAATATTGGTGCTGAAGCCTGTGCAAAGGCTGGGCTGCTGGGCATCTTGGGAATTTCCGTCTGTGCAGATGTTCACGTGTAA